A stretch of the Simiduia curdlanivorans genome encodes the following:
- the mrdA gene encoding penicillin-binding protein 2, whose product MSEHLQIKDHHREARIFARRVGVAGVLMLGLLLVVYLRYYRLQIIEYEDYVTRSDQNRVQVQAIPPTRGLIYDRRGKLLAENRPSYTLSIVKEQAGDLYQTLDILRGLVDLDDESLTTFLERMKQRRRPFEAVPLRYRLSEEEIARLAVNEYRLEGVEVSAELVRNYPMGELFAHSIGFVGRINERELAGFDEESYARYSGTHTMGKLGLEKFYESELLGQVGSQHVEINARGRVLRVLDSQPPEAGKNLTLYLDSYVQKVAHDALVGRRGSVVAIEVETGGVVAMVSTPAFDPNLFVTGISYADYKALNESRDLPLFNRSLQGQYPPGSTLKPMLGLAGLYYKVIDQNYSVRDPGYYQLENDERFYRDWKKQGHGARVAINTAIEQSCDVFFYDLSFRMGIDRMHEFGSHFGLGNLTGIDVPQEKPGIWPSKAWKRKARGLPWFPGDSLNVGLGQGAVLATPLQLAVMTATLAAKGERKKPMLVSRVGDTHRAPEVVDHQEVLASDWLIIETAMQNVVHGLRGTAQGIRKGLKYKIAGKTGTAQVIGIAQDSEYDATAIDERHWDHALFVAFAPAEAPRLAVAILVENGEHGSSTAAPIARKVFDAYLEDQPDAEDGAWLGNGGQP is encoded by the coding sequence ATGTCAGAACACTTGCAAATAAAAGATCATCACCGCGAGGCAAGAATTTTTGCCCGTCGGGTGGGCGTCGCTGGCGTTCTGATGTTGGGTCTTTTGCTGGTGGTTTATTTGCGCTACTACCGGTTGCAGATCATCGAGTACGAAGATTACGTCACCCGCTCCGACCAAAACCGCGTGCAAGTGCAAGCCATTCCACCCACGCGCGGGCTTATCTACGATCGCCGGGGCAAGTTGCTGGCGGAAAACCGACCCTCTTACACCTTGTCCATCGTCAAAGAGCAAGCCGGCGACTTATACCAAACCCTCGACATTCTGCGCGGCTTGGTCGACCTCGATGACGAATCGCTAACCACCTTTCTCGAGCGCATGAAGCAGCGTCGTCGGCCCTTTGAGGCTGTGCCTTTGCGCTATCGTTTGAGCGAGGAGGAGATAGCGCGTTTAGCGGTGAATGAATACCGACTGGAAGGCGTTGAGGTGAGTGCTGAATTAGTGCGCAACTACCCCATGGGCGAGCTCTTTGCCCACAGCATTGGCTTTGTCGGGCGCATCAATGAGCGCGAGCTGGCGGGCTTCGACGAAGAGAGTTACGCGCGTTACTCTGGCACCCATACCATGGGTAAATTAGGCTTAGAAAAATTTTATGAATCTGAATTGTTAGGGCAAGTTGGCAGCCAGCACGTCGAGATCAATGCCCGCGGCCGGGTTTTGCGGGTGTTGGATTCGCAGCCACCCGAAGCCGGGAAAAACCTAACCTTGTATTTAGATTCCTACGTGCAGAAAGTTGCCCACGACGCCTTAGTTGGTCGACGCGGTTCGGTGGTGGCCATCGAAGTGGAAACCGGCGGCGTGGTGGCCATGGTGTCGACGCCGGCATTCGACCCGAACTTATTTGTCACGGGTATTAGCTATGCCGATTACAAGGCGCTAAATGAATCCCGCGATTTACCCTTGTTTAATCGCTCCCTGCAGGGCCAGTATCCGCCCGGTTCAACCTTAAAACCCATGCTCGGATTGGCCGGTTTGTACTATAAGGTTATCGACCAAAACTACAGTGTTCGAGACCCTGGTTACTATCAACTGGAAAATGATGAGCGCTTTTACCGCGACTGGAAAAAGCAGGGCCACGGCGCCCGCGTGGCCATCAATACTGCCATCGAGCAATCTTGTGATGTGTTTTTTTATGACTTGTCCTTTCGCATGGGCATAGATCGCATGCACGAGTTTGGCAGCCACTTTGGTTTGGGCAATTTAACCGGTATCGATGTACCGCAAGAAAAACCCGGTATTTGGCCGTCCAAAGCGTGGAAGCGCAAAGCCCGCGGCTTGCCCTGGTTTCCTGGCGACAGTTTAAATGTGGGCTTGGGCCAAGGCGCGGTCTTGGCCACGCCGTTACAATTGGCAGTGATGACCGCCACTCTCGCGGCCAAAGGCGAGCGCAAAAAGCCGATGCTTGTGAGCCGAGTCGGTGATACGCACCGCGCCCCGGAGGTGGTTGATCACCAAGAAGTGTTGGCGTCCGATTGGTTGATTATCGAAACGGCGATGCAAAATGTGGTGCATGGTTTACGCGGTACGGCGCAGGGAATTCGCAAGGGTCTGAAATACAAAATTGCCGGTAAAACTGGCACTGCGCAGGTCATCGGTATCGCGCAAGATAGCGAGTACGACGCCACGGCCATCGATGAACGCCATTGGGATCACGCCCTTTTTGTCGCCTTCGCGCCGGCCGAGGCACCGCGTTTGGCAGTGGCGATACTGGTCGAAAACGGTGAGCACGGTTCGTCAACGGCGGCGCCTATCGCCAGAAAAGTCTTTGACGCCTATTTAGAGGATCAGCCAGATGCCGAAGATGGCGCTTGGCTGGGTAATGGTGGACAGCCATGA